In a single window of the Pleurodeles waltl isolate 20211129_DDA chromosome 4_2, aPleWal1.hap1.20221129, whole genome shotgun sequence genome:
- the LOC138293067 gene encoding regulator of G-protein signaling 5-like, protein MCKDSLTTLPSICIERVKELGARLGVLLQKPDAAFEPEKCIQSKPRNKHRLCLEDVLRWRDSFDNLLSSKDGLAAFWSFLKTEFSDENLEFWLACEKYKKIRSAAKLSSKAQEIYEQFIQNEACREVNIDHHTKELTQRQLARATHNCFDVAQAKTWVLMEKDSYPRFLKSTLYQDLLNIASHHGGLQYSHT, encoded by the exons ATGTGCAAGGACAGTCTGACCACGCTGCCCTCCATCTGTATCGAAAG gGTTAAAGAGCTTGGGGCCCGCTTAGGAGTCTTGCTTCAGAAACCAGATGCAGCGTTTGAACCTGAAAAATGCATCCAGAGCAAACCAAGAAACAAACACAG ACTCTGCCTGGAAGATGTGCTGAGGTGGAGGGACTCGTTCGACAATCTGCTAAGTAGTAAAG ATGGCCTTGCAGCATTCTGGTCTTTCCTGAAGACTGAGTTCAGCGATGAGAACCTGGAGTTCTGGCTGGCCTGCGAGAAGTACAAGAAAATCCGCTCAGCTGCCAAACTGTCCTCCAAGGCACAGGAGATCTATGAGCAGTTTATCCAGAACGAAGCCTGCAGGGAG GTGAATATCGACCACCACACAAAGGAACTCACTCAGCGCCAGTTGGCACGTGCAACACACAACTGCTTTGATGTGGCACAAGCGAAGACGTGGGTCCTCATGGAAAAGGACAGTTACCCTAGGTTCTTGAAATCCACCCTCTACCAAGATCTTCTAAATATTGCTTCTCACCATGGGGGTTTGCAGTACTCGCACACATGA